CATCCCGTACGTCTGGTTCCCGGCCGAGGCGACCGCGGACGGCGCGCCGGCGGTGCGCGACATCCGCACCGGCGAGCAGACCGGCGCGGACGACGCGAGCTGGCTGCCGCCGGACGCCGACCTGCGCCCGTCCGTGATCCAGCCCGACGACGAGCAGGGAGAGTGAGCGAGATGGAGCACCGCAGGCTCGGCAGGACCGGCCGCGACGTGTCGGTGGTGGGGCTGGGCTGCTGGCAGCTCGGCGCTGACTGGGGCGAGGTCAGCGAGCAGGACGCGCTCGCCACGCTGCACGCGGCGGCCGACGCCGGTGTCACGTTCTTCGACACCGCGGACGTCTACGGCGACGGACGCAGCGAGCGGCTGGTGGGCCAGCTCCTGCGCGCGCGGCCGGACGACGGCTTGTTCGCCGCGACCAAGATGGGTCGGCGCGCTGACCCGCACGTGGCGGCCGCGTTCACCGGCGAGAACCTGCGCGCCTGGAACGACCGCAGCCGGCGCAACCTCGGGGTCGACGTCCTGGACCTCGTGCAGCTGCACTGCCCGCCGACGTCCGTGCTGTCCGACGACAGGGTGTACGACGAGCTGGACGCGATGGTCGACGAGGGGCGCCTGCGCGCCTACGGGGTGTCCGTCGAGACCGTGGACGAGGCGCTGACCGCGATCGCCCGCCCGCACGTCGCGAGCATCCAGATCATCCTGAACGTGTTCCGGCGCAAGCCCCTGGAGCGGGTGCTGCCGGCTGCGGTGGAGGCTGGGGTCGGCATCGTCGTCCGGGTGCCGCTGGCCAGCGGGCTGCTCAGCGGGAAGTACGACGAGACCACGACGTTCGCCGCGGACGACCACCGCACCTACAACCGGTCGGGTGAGGCGTTCGACGTGGGCGAGACGTTCGCGGGCGTGCCCTTCGAGGTCGGCGTCGAGGCCGCCCGCGAGGTGGCCGCGCTCACGCCGTCGGGTGCGACGACCGCCCAGCTGGCGCTGCGCTGGGTGCTCGACCGCCCCGGCGTGAGCGTCGTCATCCCGGGGGCGCGGACCGCCGACCAGGCGCGGGCGAACGCCGCCTCGGCCGAGCTGGCCCCGCTGGACACGACCACCGACGAGCGGCTCGAGGAGATCTACGACCGCCTCGTCCGGGCCCACGTGCACGACCGCTGGTAGCGGGGCAGGGGCACCAGCCGCGGGTCACCAGCCGCGGGTGCGGCCCGGCGTCCGCGCACCCGAGGTCTTCACCTCGGCGCGCCGGCTGCGCATGGCCAGCTGGGCTCGCTCCTGCGCGAACACGAGCTTCGCGAACCGCTCGGCGTGCTGGTGCGGCAGGTCCACGAACGACCCGCGCAGCCCGAAGTTGCCGACCGCGATGACGGTGAGCCGGACCGGGACCCGACCGGCTCCCTCGGGCAGCTCGACGTCGATGCTGAGCACCGTGCCGGGCGTCACGGTCCCCGCGGTGCCGACGTCGAGGGTGGCCAGCATGCCGCCGGCGGAGATGTTGCGGGTCCGGCCGCGGACGACCACGGAGGCCAGGTCGGGGTTCTCGGGTGGGGCCGGCAGGGTCACGTGGATCGTCAGCTCGAGCTCGCCGCGCACCTCGTTGCGGCGCTGGGTCGGCGCGGCCGGGGGAGCGCCCAGGGCCAGCACCATGCCGCTCCCGTCGTCGACTACCCGGGCCGGCAGCGACAGCAGCCCCGTCGGGGTGGACAGCTGGGCCTCACCCGGCCCCAGGCCGAGCGCGTCGCTGGGCCCGATGACGGCGACCCGTGCGCCCGCGCCGGCTCCTCCGTCGGAGTCCAGGTGGGCCTCGGCGAGGGTCTTGAGGGTCATCCGCTGACCGCCGGCCCGCAGCGTGAGGGTCGAGCCAGCCGCGATGGTGACGTCCATTCCCGCTGAGCCCTCCTCAGTGCTCGTCCGAGAAAGCGCGCACAGTGCTGCTTCTCGACCTGCCTATCGGCCGCCGACGACCATAAAGGAGACAATGAGTCACGCGAAATCCGATGCGGGACGACACACCCGGGCACCGTAGGATTCACCCCGAAAGCCGAATCCGACCACCCCGAGGGGGTACCCCCGTGTTGCGCACGCACGAGGTGGGCACGCTGCGTGCCGACCACGCCGGACAGACCGTCACGCTCACCGGATGGGTCGGCGGTCGCCGCGATCACGGTGGGGTGGCCTTCCTGGACCTGCGCGACGCGAGCGGCATCGCCCAGGTCGTCGTCCGCGACGAGGTGCTCGAGTCGTCCGGTGCCCACGGGCTGCGCAACGAGTACTGCGTGCAGATCACCGGCACGGTCGGGCTGCGCCCGGCGGGGAACCAGAACCCCAACCTGCCCACGGGCGAGATCGAGGTCACCGCCGCCGAGCTCGAGGTGCTCAGCGAGTCCGCGCCGCTGCCCTTCCAGATCGACGAGCGCGTCGAGGTCGGCGAGGAGGCCCGCCTCAAGCACCGCTACCTGGACCTGCGCCGGCCCGGCCCGGCCGCTGCGATCCGGCTGCGCAGCGAGGTCAACAAGGCCGCCCGCGCCGTCCTGGACGCCCGCGACTTCGTCGAGATCGAGACCCCGACCCTCACCCGGTCCACCCCCGAGGGGGCCCGCGACTTCCTGGTCCCGGCCCGCCTGCAGCCCGGCAGCTGGTACGCCCTGCCGCAGAGCCCGCAGCTGTTCAAGCAGCTGCTCATGGTGGCCGGCATGGAGCGGTACTACCAGATCGCCCGCTGCTACCGGGACGAGGACTTTCGCGCCGACCGCCAGCCCGAGTTCACCCAGCTCGACATCGAGATGAGCTTCGTCGAGCAGGACGACGTCCTCGAGCTCGGCGAGGCCGTCGCCACGTCGCTGTGGTCCCTGATCGGCTACGACCTGCCCACCCCGCTGCCGCGGCTCACCTACGCGGACTCCATGCGCCGCTACGGCACCGACAAGCCCGACCTGCGGTTCGCCAACGAGCTCGTCGAGTGCACCGAGTACTTCGCCAGCACCCCGTTCCGGGTGTTCCAGGCTGAGTACGTCGGCGCCGTCGTGATGCCCGGCGGTGCCAGCCAGCCGCGCAAGCAGCTCGACGCCTGGCAGGACTGGGCCAAGCAGCGCGGCGCCCGCGGCCTCGCGTACGTGCTCGTCGGCGAGGACGGCGAGCTCGGCGGTCCGGTCGCCAAGAACCTCTCGGACGACGAGCGCGCCGGCCTGGCCGCGCACGTCGGCGCCCAGCCGGGGGACTGCGTGTTCTTCGCCGCCGGTGCCACCAAGTCCTCCCGGGCTCTGCTGGGCGCAGCCCGGCTCGAGATCGGCAAGCGCTGCGAGCTGATCGACGAGTCCGCCTGGGCGTTCGCCTGGGTGCTCGACGCCCCGCTCTTCGAGCCGGCCTCCGACGCCGTCGCCAGCGGTGACGTCGCGGTCGGCTCCGGCGCCTGGACAGCCGTGCACCACGCCTTCACCTCGCCGAAGGCGGAGTTCGCCGACACCTTCGACACCGACCCCGGCCCGGCGCTCGCCTACGCCTACGACATGGTCTGCAACGGCAACGAGATCGGCGGCGGGTCGATCCGTATCCACCGCCGCGACGTGCAGGAGCGGGTCTTCAAGGTCATGGGCCTGACGGAGGAGGAGGCGCAGGAGAAGTTCGGCTTCCTGCTGGACGCCTTCGCGTTCGGCGCGCCCCCGCACGGCGGCATCGCGTTCGGCTGGGACCGCATCTGCGCCCTGCTGTCCCGCACGGACTCCATCCGCGACGTGATCGCGTTCCCCAAGTCCGGCGCCGGCTTCGACCCGCTGACCAGCGCCCCCGCGCCGATCACCGCGCAGCAGCGCAAGGAGGCCGGAGTGGACGCCAAGCCCAAGGCGCCGGCGGTCGACAACGCGGACCTCGCGGAGGTCCCCACCGCGCACTGACGCCATCCCCTCCGTGATCATGCACGTTCGCCCAGCCTGCGGGGGCGAACGTGCATGATCACGAGGGGGGCGGGGGTGGGGCGGCGAGCCCCCGGCTGGACCAGCGGTGGTCCCCACCGAAACCCAGCCGGCGGTACAGGCGCCGCGCCACGGTGTTGTCCGAGTACATGCCCAGGGTGACCACCTCGTGGCCGCGCTCGAACGCCCAGCGGGTGGCCGCCGCCGTCACGGCCGCCCCGAGCCCGCGACCCCGGTACGCCGGGTCCGTCGCGATGGACGCCAGCCCGGGCACGCCGGGCGGGTCCTCCTCGACGGCCGCGCACGCGACCAGGCGCGCGCCGTCCCGCACGCCCAACCAGGCGACCACACCGGGGTCCGCCACCGTCGCGCTGTGCCGCGGGCTGGACCGGGCGAGCAGGTCCGTCACGTCGGGCAACCGCCCGGCGCCCACCGGCTCCACCAGGACGTCGGGCGCCGGCGGCGCGGTCGCCGTCAGCATCCACTCCCAGTCGTCCCCGATGCCCGGCACGATGCGGGCCGCGAGCGCGTCGTCCAGCCGGGGGAGCGTGCCGAACGGCACCGTGATGCGGCGGACGTCCCCGGCCAGCGCGAGCAGCTCGGGCAGCCGGGCGGCCGCCACGTCAGGCGTGGCGACCACGGTGAGGTTGTCCCGCCAGTGCGGGGTGCGCCGGACCCAGGCCACCCCGGGCCCGAGACCCCACGCGCGCACCGGACGTCGGCGGTCCACCATCCAGCGGACGAACGGGTCGCCGGCGCTCGCGGCCACCAGCTCGTCGTAGGACGTGAGCGCCTCGAGCGTCATCAGTGCGTACCGATCCCGATCCGGTCGTGCAGCCGGCGCAACGGGCCGGGTGCCCACCAGTTCCACTCGCCGAGCAGCGTCATGGTGGCGGGCACCAGCAGCATCCGGACCAGCGTGGCGTCGATCGCCACCGCGACCATCAGCGCCACCCCGGTCTGCTTCACCACGAGCACCTGGGCGGCCAGCAGGCCGGCGAACACGATGATGACGAGCAGCGCCGCCGACGTGATGATCCGCCCCGAGCGCTGCAGCCCGATCGCCACGGACTCGTCGTTGGACAGGCCCAGGTCGTGCTGCTCCTTGATCCGGGAGAGCAGGAACACCTCGTAGTCCATGGCGAGCCCGAAGCCGAACGCCAGCACCAGCGGCGGGATCGTCGTCTCGATCCCGCCGGTGGACGTGAACGAGAGCAGCCCCTCCAGGTGCCCGCGCTCGAACACCCAGGTCACCACGCCGAGCGAGGCGCCGAGCGAGATCACGTTCATCACCAGCGCCTTGACCGGCACCAGCACGGATCCGGTCATCAGGAAGAGCAGCACGAACGTCGCCAGCACCACCAGCGCGATCGACCACGGGGCGGTGCGCAGGATCGAGGCGCTGAAGTCGACCTGACCGGCGGCCTGGCCCGTCACCCAGATCGGGAAGTCCGGCCGGTCCGCGCGCAGCCGCTGCACCACGTCGCCGGCGGTCTGGCCGCCGGGGTCGTGCCCGTCCACCCGCACCCCCAGGGTGACGACGGCACCCTCCTGCTGCGGCGGGTCGACGGCCTGCACCCCGTCCACCGTGGCGACGTCCGTCGCCCAGGCCCGGACGTCGGCGATCGGCGCCCGCGCGACGACGGTGAGGTCGGGCCCGGCCAGGGCCGGGTAGCGCTCGGCGATCCGGTCGAACCCGTCGCGCTGGGACGAGCCGACGGGCATCAGCTCGGTGCCGGACGAGCGCAGGTGCAGCCCGAAGGCCGGGACGGCGAGCAGCACGAGCAGGGCGGTCACCCCGAGCGCGATGGGCCAGGGGTGCCGCTGCACCCGGCGGGCCAGCCGGGAGAACACGCCCTCGGCGGGGGCGACGTCCCCGAACCGTGCCAGCAGGCCGCGCAGCAACGGCACGCGGCTGAGCAGTCCGGGGCGCACCAGCCGCGGCCCGGCCAGCGACAGCAGGGCGGGCACGAAGGTCAGCGCCACCAGCAGCGCCACCACCACGACACTGACCCCGGCCGCGCCGAGCGCTCGCAGGATCTGCGCCTGGAAGAGCATCAGGCCGGACAGGCTGATGGCCACGATGAGCCCGGAGAACAGCACCGTGCGACCGGCGACGGCCACGGTGCGCCCGACGGCGGCTATGACCTGCTCGCGGTCCGGTTCGCCGTGCGGCCAGGGCACGGCGCGCAGCTCCTCGCGGAACCGGCTGACGACGAGCAACCCGTAGTCGATGCACAGGCCCAGGCCGAGGATCGTCACGACGTTGACGACGGTGGCGTCCAGGTCGATCACGCCGGAGAACACCCACAGCGAGGCCAGTCCACCCGCGATCGAGGCGATCGCCCCGGCCAGCGGGATCCCGGCGGCCAGGAAGCCGCCGAAGACCAGCACCATGACCAGCAGGCTCACGGGCAGCGCGATCCCCTCACCTCGGCGCAGGTCCAGCTCGACCTGGTGGGTGATCTCGTCGACCAGCTGGGGCAGGCTCGTCGTGCGCGCCTGGACGCCGGGCAGCTGACCGGCCGCCTCGTCGACCGCAGCCTCGATGGCGTCCGTGTGCTCGGTGGACACGTCCCGGGGCAGGTCGGCCGCCAGCCGCGCGGTGACCGCGATCCCCTGCCCGTCCGCGGCGAGCAGGGTCCGGCCGGCGGCACCGCTCAGCCCGCCCGGCACGTCGTACGGCGAGGTGACCTTCGAGACGTCGGGGATCTCGCCGAGGGTCCGGGTGAGGTCCTGGACCGTGCTGCGCGCCTGCGCGGACGACGGGTCGACGCCGTCCAGCGTGATGACCACGGCCGGGCCGTCGGCGTGCTGGTCGGCGAGCAGGTCGCGGCCGACCCGGGACTCGCCGGGCACCACGGGCTCGCCGCTGGTCAGCCGGTTGAACAGCGACGCGCTGCCGAAGACACCGAGCGCCAGGCCGAAGGCGACGACCACGGCCGCCAGCCAGCCCAGCGCCACCAGCCTCGCGTGACGGGCCTCGAAGCGGCCGAGTCGTTCGAGGAAGGTCACGCGGCCCAGGATCCCAGGCCATCCGCGGCGTCCCGACGTCAGGTCTGGTCGGCCTGCAGAACGTCCGTCAGGGTGGGCTCGACGAGCGGCAGCCGGACCTCGAACCGGGTGTCGCCCGGCTTCGAGACGACCTGGATGTCGCCGCCGTGCTTGCCGGTGACGACCCGGTAGGAGATGTCCAGGCCGAGGCCCGTGCCGGCGCCGACCGGCTTGGTGGTGAAGAACGGCTCGAAGATGCGGCTGCGCAGCTCCGGCGGCACCCCCGGACCGTCGTCCCCGACGCTCACCAGCACGTGGTCGTCCTGGACCTCGGTGTGCAGCCGGATCGTGCCGCCCGGCCCGGTGGCCTGGGCTGCGTTGTCGATGAGGTTGGTCCAGACCTGGTTGAGCTCGGCTGGGTATCCCGGCACCAGCGGCAGGTCGTCGCAGTAGTCCTTCACCACGGTGACCCCCTTCAGCTTGGCGCTCAGCATCACCAGGGTCGAGTCCAGCCCCTCGTGCAGGTCGGTCTGCTGGAACGGCGCCCGGTCGAGCTGGGAGTAGTTCTTGGCCGCCCCGACGAGCTGGCTGATCCGGTTCACCGAGTCGGTGATCTCGCGCATCAGGGAGTCGGTCTCCAGCGAGTAGGCCACCCACGCGAAGCCCGTCTGCCGGTCGTCCGCGTGCAACGTCCGGTAGACCTTCTCGGCCCAGGACACGTCGAGCCCGGCCGTGACGTAGATCCCGGCCAGGTCGAAGCCTCGCTGGATCTCGTGCTCCTCGAGCCAGTCGCCCAGCTCGTCCTCGGCGTCGCTGCGCTCCATGGCACTGCGCCGGGGTGCCGTCTCGGACAGGGCCAGCGCCTCGTTCTGCAGGTTCACCAGCTCGTGCAGGACGTCGGCCGGGATGTGCCCGTCGGCCAGGTAGTCCAGCTTGCTGCGCATGTGCTCGACTCGCGTGCGGAGCTGGTCGACCGCGCGCTCGGCCGCGGACGCCGGGTTGTTCAGCTCGTGGGTCAGGCCGGCCGACAGCGCACCGAGCGCCTGCAGCCGCTGCTGGTCGCCGACCCGCTCCTGGGTGCGGCGCATGCCGGCCGCGATGCCGTCCAGCAGGTGCACGGCGATCGGGAAGTGCTCGTGCATGAACGCGGCGAACTCCTCGGCCGGCACCGCCAGGAACGTGGCGTCGGTGCCGGCGCGCACGCTGGCGACGTACGTCGAGGGCCGGTCGGCCTGCTTGATCCACGAGGCGGTCGCACCGCCGTAGGCGCCGCGGAAGTCGGTGCGGGTGACCTCGACCTCGACCGCGCCGACCTGCCGGGTCATCACCATCGTGCCGGTCAACAGCTGGTAGAAGCACTCGGCCGGCTCACCTTCGTGGGTCAGGTACTCGCCGGCCCGGATGCTGGTGCGCCGTCCGTTCTCCACGAACCACGCGAGCTGCTCGTCCGTCAGGCTCTCCAGCAGGAAGAGCGTGCGCAGCTCCTCGGCGGAGACCCGGTCGTCGGGGGTGGTGGCGCTGGTGGCGTCGGTGGTGGTCATCTCACAACCTCTCCAGGTACTGGTGCACGAGCGTCACGGCGAGTGCACCCTCGCCCACGGCCGAGGCGACCCGCTTGACCGAGGTCGAGCGGACGTCGCCGGCCGCGAAGATCCCCGGGACCGACGTCTCCAGCGGCCAGGGGTCGCGCTTGGGCTCCCAGCCGTCCGGCCGTCGGCCCTCGTGCATCAGGTCGGCACCGGCCAGCACGAAGCCGCGCTCGTCCCGGCTCAGCACGCCGTCCATCCACTCGGTCAGCGGCTGCGCTCCGATGAACACGAACAGGTGCGAGGCCGGGGACTCGGTCAGCTCGCCCGAGTCCAGGTTGCGCAAGGTCACCCGCTCCAGGTGGCCGTCGCCGCCCGCGCCGCTGACCGCCGTCCGGGTGCGCACCTCGATGGTGTCGATCCCGGCGATCTGCTCGATCAGGTAGTGCGACATCGACGAGACCAGGGACTCGGCGCGCACGACCAGCACGACGCGGGCCGCGAAGCGCGAAAGGTAGACGGCGGCCTGGCCGGCGGAGTTGGCGCCGCCGACGACGTAGACGACCTCGCCGCTGCAGTCCGCGGCCTCGGTGAGCGCCGCGCCGTAGTACACGCCGTTGCCGACGAACTGCTCGACGCCGTCCGCGCCCAGCAGCCGGTACTGCACGCCGGTGGCCAGCACCAGGCAGTGCGCCTGCAGGCACGACCCGTCGGCGAACCGCACGCCGCGCCGGGCGCCCACCACCTCGAGGCCGACGACCTCGCGGGTCGTCACGATTTCGGCGCCGAACCGCACGGCCTGACGTCGGGCCCGGTCGGTGAGCGCGGCCCCGGACACGCCGTCCGGGAAGCCCAGGTAGTTCTCGATCCGCGAGCTCTGGCCGGCCTGACCGCCGGTGGCCTGCCGCTCGACGATGACCGTGCGCAGCCCCTCGGAGGCGGCGTAGACCGCCGCGCCCAGACCGGCGGGCCCACCGCCGACGATGACCACGTCGTAGAAGTCGGTCGCCGGGTTCGTCGGCAGGCCGACCCGGTCGGCCAGCTCGGTGACGGACGGCGAGACCATCGGCTCCCCACCCGGCGTCAGGACCACCGGGACGTCGGTCGCCGCCGCGCCGCAGGCCTCGAGCAGCCGCGCACCATCCGGGTCGTCCGCGCCGATCCACTGGTACGGCACGCCGTTGCGGGCCAGGAACTCGCGCACCTCGTGCGAGCGGGCGGACCACCGGTGCCCGATGACCCGGATGATGTCCACCGGTGCGTCACCGGAGGCGCGCCAGGTGGCGAGCAGCTCCTCCACCACCGGGTAGAGCAGCTCCTCGGGCGGGCTCCACGGCTTGAGCAGGTAGTGGTCGAGATCGACCGTGTTGATCGCGGTGATGGCGGCGTCGGTGTCCGCGTACGCGGTGAGCAGGACGCGGCGGGCGCGCGGGAACAGGTCCATGGCCTGCTCGAGGAACTCCACGCCGCTCATCCCCGGCATCCGCTGGTCCGCGAGCAGGACGGCCACGCTCTCGCCGCGGGAGGCCAGCTCCCGCAACGCCTCCAGCGCCTCCGACCCGGACTCGGCGCGCACCACCCGGTAGTCCTCGCCGTACTGCCGGCGCAGGTCGCGGGCGATCGCCCGGGAGACCCCGGGGTCGTCGTCCACGGTGAGGAGGACGGGTCGGCGGGGTGCGTCGGACGGCGCGCTCGTCATGTGCGTACTCAACCACCCGGGACCGTCGATCCATACCCCGTTCCCCCGCGCACCCCCGCCCGACCCCGCGGTGATCATGCACGTTCACCCCGGCGTCCCGAGGGTGAACGTGCATGATCACCGCGGGGTGGGGGGAGTGGGCGGGAGTCGAGGTCGGCGCTCGCGGGTAGGTTCGGCGGCGTGGACGACCTGTTCAGCGTGGACGACGCTCCCGACCGCCCGTCGGCTCCGCTGGCGGTGCGGATGCGGCCACGCACCCTGGACGACGTCGTCGGGCAGGGGCACCTGCTCGAGCCGGGCTCCCCGCTGCGCCGGCTGGTGGACCCGACGGCGGGGCCGGCGGGTCCGGCGTCCGTGGTTCTGTGGGGTCCACCGGGCACCGGCAAGACGACGCTGGCGCACGTGGTCGCGGGTGGCACGGGCGGGGCGTTCGTCGAGCTCTCGGCCATCACCGCCGGGGTCAAGGACGTGCGGGCGGTGATGGACCGGGCCCGTGACGAGCTCGCGCTGCACCGGCGCGGCACGGTCCTGTTCCTGGACGAGATCCACCGCTTCACGAAGGCCCAGCAGGACGCCCTGCTGCCCGGTGTCGAGAACCGCTGGGTGGTGCTGGTCGCGGCGACCACCGAGAACCCGTCCTTCTCGGTGGTCGCGCCGCTGCTGTCCCGATCGCTGGTGCTGACGCTGCGGCCGCTGGACGACGAGGCGGTGCGGGTGCTCATCGAGCGGGCCGTGCTGGAGCCCCGCGGCCTGGCCGGGCAGGTCGAGCTGCAGCCGGACGCCCTGGAGCACCTGGTGCGGCTCGCCTCCGGCGACGCCCGCCGGGCGCTCACCGCACTGGAGGCGGCGGCCGGCGCCACGCTGTCCGCGGGGGAGCGCGAGGTCACCACCGAGCACGCCGAGCGCGCCATCGACGCGGCCGTGCTGCGCTACGACCGCGAGGGCGACCAGCACTACGACGTGGCCAGCGCCTTCATCAAGTCGATGCGCGGCTCGGACGTCGACGCGTCGCTGCACTACCTGGCCAGGATGCTGGAGGCGGGGGAGGACGCCCGGTTCATCGCCCGGCGGATCGTCATCGCGGCGTCCGAGGACGTCGGGATGGCCGATCCCACGGCGCTGCAGACCGCGGTCGCCGCAGCCCAGGCCGTCCAGCTGATCGGCATGCCCGAGGCGCGGATCGTGCTGGCCCAGGCGGTCGTGCACCTGGCGACGGCACCCAAGTCCAACGCGTCCTACCTCGGCATCGACGCCGCGATCGCCGACGTCCGGGCGGGCCGGGCCGGCACCGTGCCGGCGCACCTGCGCGACGCGCACTACCCCGGCGCCGCCAAGCTGGGCCACGGCCAGGGGTACCGGTACGCGCACGACGAGCCGCACGGGGTGGCCGAGCAGCAGTACCTGCCGGACTCGCTGGTCGGCCGGGAGTACTACACCCCGACCGACCGCGGGGCCGAGCGCGAGATCACCTCACGGCTCAATCGGCTGCGGCGCATCCTGCGCGGTCGCTGAGCCACGGCACGACGTGCGGCAGCCGGCCTGCGAGACGATCTCGGTGCTGATGGCCGCCCAGGCGTCCTCGTCGGCGTCGATCGGCCGGCCGAACGGCAGCCGCAGCAGGTGCCGGCGCTCCTGGTTGTCCCGGCACTGCACGGTGAGGCCGTACCGGTCGACGCCGACCGGCCGAGCCTCCACGGTCCGCTCGAGCGGCACCCCGCGGCCGTCCGGCAGCGGCAGCCGACCCAGCCCGTGCACCAGCTCGAGCAGCCGGGGCGAGAGCAGCGCACGGACCCGGTCGAGCAGATCGGCCTCGTCCAGCCAGAGCGGGTCGGGCTCCGCCGCCCGGACGTCGTCGCCTTCGATCGTCACGCACCCACCGACCCAGTGCAGCTCGCCCTCGGCGACCTCGACCAGCAGCAGGTCGTAACCGTCCACCCCGTCCAACGGCCAGGCCCGGCGCAGCGCCTCGAGCGCCCCGGCCCCGTCCGCGGGACCCGCC
This DNA window, taken from Angustibacter luteus, encodes the following:
- a CDS encoding GNAT family N-acetyltransferase gives rise to the protein MTLEALTSYDELVAASAGDPFVRWMVDRRRPVRAWGLGPGVAWVRRTPHWRDNLTVVATPDVAAARLPELLALAGDVRRITVPFGTLPRLDDALAARIVPGIGDDWEWMLTATAPPAPDVLVEPVGAGRLPDVTDLLARSSPRHSATVADPGVVAWLGVRDGARLVACAAVEEDPPGVPGLASIATDPAYRGRGLGAAVTAAATRWAFERGHEVVTLGMYSDNTVARRLYRRLGFGGDHRWSSRGLAAPPPPPS
- a CDS encoding MMPL family transporter, coding for MTFLERLGRFEARHARLVALGWLAAVVVAFGLALGVFGSASLFNRLTSGEPVVPGESRVGRDLLADQHADGPAVVITLDGVDPSSAQARSTVQDLTRTLGEIPDVSKVTSPYDVPGGLSGAAGRTLLAADGQGIAVTARLAADLPRDVSTEHTDAIEAAVDEAAGQLPGVQARTTSLPQLVDEITHQVELDLRRGEGIALPVSLLVMVLVFGGFLAAGIPLAGAIASIAGGLASLWVFSGVIDLDATVVNVVTILGLGLCIDYGLLVVSRFREELRAVPWPHGEPDREQVIAAVGRTVAVAGRTVLFSGLIVAISLSGLMLFQAQILRALGAAGVSVVVVALLVALTFVPALLSLAGPRLVRPGLLSRVPLLRGLLARFGDVAPAEGVFSRLARRVQRHPWPIALGVTALLVLLAVPAFGLHLRSSGTELMPVGSSQRDGFDRIAERYPALAGPDLTVVARAPIADVRAWATDVATVDGVQAVDPPQQEGAVVTLGVRVDGHDPGGQTAGDVVQRLRADRPDFPIWVTGQAAGQVDFSASILRTAPWSIALVVLATFVLLFLMTGSVLVPVKALVMNVISLGASLGVVTWVFERGHLEGLLSFTSTGGIETTIPPLVLAFGFGLAMDYEVFLLSRIKEQHDLGLSNDESVAIGLQRSGRIITSAALLVIIVFAGLLAAQVLVVKQTGVALMVAVAIDATLVRMLLVPATMTLLGEWNWWAPGPLRRLHDRIGIGTH
- a CDS encoding aldo/keto reductase encodes the protein MEHRRLGRTGRDVSVVGLGCWQLGADWGEVSEQDALATLHAAADAGVTFFDTADVYGDGRSERLVGQLLRARPDDGLFAATKMGRRADPHVAAAFTGENLRAWNDRSRRNLGVDVLDLVQLHCPPTSVLSDDRVYDELDAMVDEGRLRAYGVSVETVDEALTAIARPHVASIQIILNVFRRKPLERVLPAAVEAGVGIVVRVPLASGLLSGKYDETTTFAADDHRTYNRSGEAFDVGETFAGVPFEVGVEAAREVAALTPSGATTAQLALRWVLDRPGVSVVIPGARTADQARANAASAELAPLDTTTDERLEEIYDRLVRAHVHDRW
- a CDS encoding PilZ domain-containing protein, with product MDVTIAAGSTLTLRAGGQRMTLKTLAEAHLDSDGGAGAGARVAVIGPSDALGLGPGEAQLSTPTGLLSLPARVVDDGSGMVLALGAPPAAPTQRRNEVRGELELTIHVTLPAPPENPDLASVVVRGRTRNISAGGMLATLDVGTAGTVTPGTVLSIDVELPEGAGRVPVRLTVIAVGNFGLRGSFVDLPHQHAERFAKLVFAQERAQLAMRSRRAEVKTSGARTPGRTRGW
- a CDS encoding ATP-binding protein, with the protein product MTTTDATSATTPDDRVSAEELRTLFLLESLTDEQLAWFVENGRRTSIRAGEYLTHEGEPAECFYQLLTGTMVMTRQVGAVEVEVTRTDFRGAYGGATASWIKQADRPSTYVASVRAGTDATFLAVPAEEFAAFMHEHFPIAVHLLDGIAAGMRRTQERVGDQQRLQALGALSAGLTHELNNPASAAERAVDQLRTRVEHMRSKLDYLADGHIPADVLHELVNLQNEALALSETAPRRSAMERSDAEDELGDWLEEHEIQRGFDLAGIYVTAGLDVSWAEKVYRTLHADDRQTGFAWVAYSLETDSLMREITDSVNRISQLVGAAKNYSQLDRAPFQQTDLHEGLDSTLVMLSAKLKGVTVVKDYCDDLPLVPGYPAELNQVWTNLIDNAAQATGPGGTIRLHTEVQDDHVLVSVGDDGPGVPPELRSRIFEPFFTTKPVGAGTGLGLDISYRVVTGKHGGDIQVVSKPGDTRFEVRLPLVEPTLTDVLQADQT
- a CDS encoding FAD-dependent oxidoreductase, with the protein product MTSAPSDAPRRPVLLTVDDDPGVSRAIARDLRRQYGEDYRVVRAESGSEALEALRELASRGESVAVLLADQRMPGMSGVEFLEQAMDLFPRARRVLLTAYADTDAAITAINTVDLDHYLLKPWSPPEELLYPVVEELLATWRASGDAPVDIIRVIGHRWSARSHEVREFLARNGVPYQWIGADDPDGARLLEACGAAATDVPVVLTPGGEPMVSPSVTELADRVGLPTNPATDFYDVVIVGGGPAGLGAAVYAASEGLRTVIVERQATGGQAGQSSRIENYLGFPDGVSGAALTDRARRQAVRFGAEIVTTREVVGLEVVGARRGVRFADGSCLQAHCLVLATGVQYRLLGADGVEQFVGNGVYYGAALTEAADCSGEVVYVVGGANSAGQAAVYLSRFAARVVLVVRAESLVSSMSHYLIEQIAGIDTIEVRTRTAVSGAGGDGHLERVTLRNLDSGELTESPASHLFVFIGAQPLTEWMDGVLSRDERGFVLAGADLMHEGRRPDGWEPKRDPWPLETSVPGIFAAGDVRSTSVKRVASAVGEGALAVTLVHQYLERL
- the aspS gene encoding aspartate--tRNA ligase, translated to MLRTHEVGTLRADHAGQTVTLTGWVGGRRDHGGVAFLDLRDASGIAQVVVRDEVLESSGAHGLRNEYCVQITGTVGLRPAGNQNPNLPTGEIEVTAAELEVLSESAPLPFQIDERVEVGEEARLKHRYLDLRRPGPAAAIRLRSEVNKAARAVLDARDFVEIETPTLTRSTPEGARDFLVPARLQPGSWYALPQSPQLFKQLLMVAGMERYYQIARCYRDEDFRADRQPEFTQLDIEMSFVEQDDVLELGEAVATSLWSLIGYDLPTPLPRLTYADSMRRYGTDKPDLRFANELVECTEYFASTPFRVFQAEYVGAVVMPGGASQPRKQLDAWQDWAKQRGARGLAYVLVGEDGELGGPVAKNLSDDERAGLAAHVGAQPGDCVFFAAGATKSSRALLGAARLEIGKRCELIDESAWAFAWVLDAPLFEPASDAVASGDVAVGSGAWTAVHHAFTSPKAEFADTFDTDPGPALAYAYDMVCNGNEIGGGSIRIHRRDVQERVFKVMGLTEEEAQEKFGFLLDAFAFGAPPHGGIAFGWDRICALLSRTDSIRDVIAFPKSGAGFDPLTSAPAPITAQQRKEAGVDAKPKAPAVDNADLAEVPTAH